GGCATTGCGTCGGCGGAAGCGGTACTGACTGAAGATGAGAAAGACCTCGGTGTCTGTTTGGTTGATATCGGTGCAGGAACTACAGATATAGCCGTATACGCAGGTGGTTCATTACGCCACTGTGCGGTATTGCCAGTGGCCGGTAATCAGGTAACCAGCGATATCGCGAAGATCTTCCGCACGCCACTAAGCCATGCTGAGCAGATCAAGGTCGACTTTGCTTGTGCTCGAGCGGCGTTGGTCGGTAAAGAAGAGAGCATAGAGGTACCATCGGTTGGTGGTCGCCCTGCTCGGACTATGTCACGACAAACGTTAGCTGAGGTGGTTGAACCTCGCTATCAAGAGCTGTTTGAGCTCGTCGCTGAAGCACTGCGTAACAGCGGCTTTGATGGTCAGGTACCAGCGGGAATCGTATTGACCGGCGGAACGGCTCAAATTGAGGGGGCGGAAACCGTCGCCGAAGAAATTTTTGGCATGCCGGTGCGTTTAGCACCGCCATTGCCGCTTAAGGGATTACATCAATACGTGGAGGAACCTGGATTCGCAACTGCGGTCGGGTTACTTCATTTTGGCGTGGCACAACTCGACAAAAAAGTTGAGGCGAAAGCGTCAGAAAACGGAATCGGCCAGTCGATCCGCAGGATGCGGAACTGGTTTAAGGAAGCATTTTAATTTTGGACGCGGGCTGAACGGAGATAAGAGATGTTCGAGATATTAGACAGTAATAACGGCGATGCTGTCATTAAGGTTGTCGGAGTAGGCGGTGGCGGCGGTAACGCGGTTGAGCACATGGTAGAGCAAACCATTGAAGGTGTAGATTTTATCTGTACCAACACTGATCTGCAGGCGTTACGAAAATCGTCAGCGCAAACCACCATTCAGCTAGGACAGGACGTGACCAAAGGTCTTGGCGCTGGCGCCAACCCAGAGGTTGGTCGTGAAGCCGCGCTAGAGGATCGTGAAGCTATTCGCGCCGCTATCACCGGTTCCGACATGGTCTTTATTGCAGCAGGCATGGGTGGCGGTACCGGTACCGGTGCGGCACCAGTTGTGGCCGAGGTTGCTAAAGAAGAAGGTATTCTGACCGTTGCGGTGGTTACTAAGCCGTTCTCCTTTGAAGGCAAGAAGCGTAGCTTCTACGCTGAGCAAGGTATCGATCAACTGGCACAACATGTTGATTCTTTGATTACCGTACCGAACGACAAGCTAATGAAGGTATTGGGCGGTCGTACCACCTTACTGGACGCCTTTAAAGCGGCTAACAATGTATTGTTAGGTGCAGTACAAGGGATCGCAGAGCTGATCACTCGCCCTGGCCTGATGAACGTCGATTTCGCCGATGTCAAAACCGTTATGTCTGAAATGGGCAACGCCATGATGGGGACAGGTGTGGCTCGTGGTGAAGACCGCGCTGAAGAAGCTGCAGAAGCGGCGGTAGCTAGTCCGTTGCTTGAAGATATCGATCTGTCAGGTGCCCGTGGTGTGCTAGTCAACGTTACTGCCGGTTTGGATTTGACGATTGAAGAGTTCGAAACTGTTGGTCACCACGTTCGCGCCTATGCTTCTGACAACGCGAACGTTGTTGTTGGTATCGCCTGCGACCCAGAGATGACTGATGAGATTCGAGTAACCGTGGTTGCGACCGGTATCGGTGCAGAGAAGAAGCCTGACATTCAGTTGGTTAGCAAACCTGCGGTTAAGCAAGCAGAACCGGCACCTCGCCAAGATGTAGAGCCCGCTGGTTACAGCGCAGCTAAACAAGCAGTCGAGAATATGCCTGCGTTTGGTGCGGCAACGAGTGATGTTAATCGCCCGACAACGCCAGCAAGCCCAACCGGTGCGGCGGCACAACAGCAACAACAACAGACTGCGCCAGAGAACATTCTGGATGTGCCTGCGTTCTTGCGTCGTCAAGCCGATTAACATAATCGTTACCTTGATCGGAGTTTGTGATCGTACGGACTTTGGTCACTGGTGACTTTGTGGTAGTATGTGCGCCCTAATTAACGAAGTGGTAGCAGGAGGAGCTGGCAAAATGAGTAAACAAATGACTCTTCAGCGTCCGATCCAGTCGTCTGGTGTAGGTTTACACTCAGGCAACAAGGTGACGATGGCGATTAAGCCCGCCCCAGTAAATACTGGGATTATCTTCCGTCGGGTCGACCTTGATCCGGTGGTGGAACTGCCTGCCCATGCGGAATTGGTTAAAGAAACCACGCTTTGTACCGGCCTGAGCAATGATCAGGGCGTAAAAGTGTTGACCATTGAGCACCTAATGGCGGCATTAGCCAGCTTGGGTGTCGACAACGCCTACATTGAAGTGGATGCGCCTGAAGTGCCAATCATGGACGGTAGTGCCACCCCTTACTTGTTTTTATTGCAAAGTGCCGGTATTGCGGAACAGTCCGCGTCCAAAAAATATCTGCGTATCCGCAAAACGATTCGAGTAGAGGATGGCGACAAGTGGGCTGAGTTTCGTCCACACCATGGTTTCCGTTTGGATTTCTCAATCGATTTCCAACACCCTGAGATCAGCCGTAGCGCCCAGCGCATGGTGTTGGATTTCTCGGCGGAAAACTTCAATCGTCAAATCAGCCGCGCTCGTACCTTTGGTTTTATGAAGGACATCGAATTCCTGCGTGCCAACAACCTATGTTTAGGTGGCAGCATGGAAAATGCGATTGTATTGGATGAATACCGCATCCTCAATCCAGATGGCCTGCGTGACCCAGATGAGTTTGTTAAGCACAAAATTTTGGATGCTGTTGGCGATCTTTACCTTGCTGGTCATGCCATTTTAGGTGAGTTTCGTGCCCATAAGTCGGGCCATGCTTTGAACAACATGTTAGTTCGAGCGGTACTGGCAGAGGCAGAAAGTTATGAGTTGGTCAGCTTTGACAAACCACAGCAAGTGCCGATGGATTACTTGGCACCCAGCTTGGCGTAAGCGTCTCGCTGCTTTGCAAAAATAACGTTATTGGCCGCCCCTATGGGCGGCCAACTTTTTGAGCTTCGCGGCTAATTCGCCATCTAAACGCTCTGCTAGAGCGTTGATGTGGTCACTAGCGTTAGCGCTTAACTGTTTGGTTGCTTTTGGTTTTTCTCTGGTTATCTGGGCCAGCTTCGGGTTGACTTTAAATTCGATACTGGACAGCATAGGAAACCCATCTCGGCGGAGCTGAGACAGTAATTCTAATCGCTGATATTGCAATCGCGTCACCCAGGTTGCAGATGCGATCTCAATAACCAGCGTTCCTCCGCGCATGTTTGCCACTCGAATTTGAGAGTGGATGGCGGGATCGGTAGCATTTAACACCGCTTGTTGCAGTTCGCTAGTTTGGCTGGTCTGCTGTTGTAGTTGAGCAAATCGTTGTCCCGCCAACTGAGCGAGGTCTTGCGGTTTCGATTTCATTATTAAGAGTGTCTAAGAAAAACCAACCTTATGAGTGTATCAGTCTTTATCCGTACAAAACACGGAATGCGGCGCTGGGAACCCGGTAAACGTTGGTTATCGTTGCCACTCTTTATTGCCGCTATTGGTGCCACATGGTGGCATGGGCAGTTGCAGAACTCGGCGCAACAACAGCTGCAGGTATCGCAAGCCAATGAGTTATTACAGCAGCAACAGCAGCAGTTTTCTCAGCTGCGCGATCAAACCGATGTCCAGTTATCACTGTTAGCTTCTAAGGTTGGCCGTATTCAAGCTCGGATGAATCGTGTCGAGGCCGTTGCGGCGACGATGGCTGCACAGGCCGACCTATCTGAACAGTTCGATTTTGAATCAGAAGTGGGCCTGGGGGGCGTTGCAAGTCCAAGCCAACAAGAGATTGATCTCAGTTTGCTCATTGAACAGATGGATCAGTTAGTAAAGCGGCTCGATCGTGCAGATAATCAATTGCCCCTACTTGAAAGCCTCGATCGCAATCACCATATCGATTTAGACCGTTATTTAAGTGGCCGCCCACTGGTTAATGGTTGGCAATCTTCCTCTTACGGTTATCGGAATGATCCATTTACCGGTCGGCGTGCAAAACACCGTGGTTTGGACTTCGCGGGTAGCGAAGGGGGAGAAGTGATTGCTACTGGGGCAGGAGTTATCTCCTATTCTGGCAAACTGTCTGGTTATGGCAATCTGGTAGAGATTGATCATGGCAACGGTTTAAAAACCCGATATGGGCATAATAAAGAGAATTTGGTGGAGTTAGGCCAATTAGTGAAGAAGGGAGAGCTGATCGCATTGATTGGCAATACCGGTCGTTCGACCGGCCCTCACGTTCACTATGAGGTACTGCAAAACGACAAACAGGTGGATCCGGCCCGTTACGTATATCGACAACCACGTAGCGAATAGGATCTTAACGATTTATTTTGGGAGCCAATGATGGCGCTCATGTGTTCAGTAGCGATGTAAGACAATGTTAACGAAACTCCTCACAAAAGTATTTGGCAGCAAGAACGACAGAACCCTAAAGCAACTGCAGAAAACCGCGGTTAGCATCAACAACATGGAAGCTGAGTGGGAGGCACTGTCAGATGAACAGTTGCGTCAAATCACTGAGGAGCTAAAACAACGTGTTGCTGCTCAAGAAGATGGCGGTAAGGGTGAGTCCTTAGATGCTATTCTGCCGGAAGCGTTCGCTACCGTTCGCGAAGCTTCTAAGCGCGTATTTGGCATGCGTCACTTTGACGTGCAGCTGGTTGGCGGCATGGTGTTGCAGTCTGGCCGCATCGCGGAGATGCGTACTGGTGAAGGTAAAACCTTAACGGGTACCTTGCCAGCTTACTTGAATGCCTTGAGTGGCAAAGGCGTACACGTTATTACCGTGAACGACTACTTGGCTCGCCGTGATGCTGAGTGGAACCGCCCTCTGTTTGAATTCCTTGGCATGACCGTTGGCATCAACTTGTCCGGCATGAGCCCACAAGATAAGAAAGACGCCTACGGCTGTGATATCACCTACGGCACCAATAACGAGTTTGGTTTCGATTACTTGCGTGACAATATGGCGTTCTCTGCGCCTGAGCGTGTTCAACGTGAACTAAACTACGCCGTAATTGATGAAGTCGACTCGATTCTAATCGATGAAGCCCGCACCCCGCTGATTATCTCTGGCGCCGCTGAAGACGGTTCTGATCACTACATCCGCGTCAACACCCTTATTCCTAAGCTGGTTAAGCAGGATAAAGAAGACACCGAAGAAGAGATTGGCGATGGTGATTACACCGTCGACGAAAAGGGCAAGCAGGTTCACCTAACTGAGCGTGGCCAAGAAAAAATCGAACAACTGTTGGTTGATATCGAGCTGCTGCAAGAGGGCGACTCGCTCTACAATGCTGGTAATATCTCGCTACTGCACCACGTAACAGCGGCACTACGTGC
The genomic region above belongs to Ferrimonas lipolytica and contains:
- the ftsA gene encoding cell division protein FtsA; this translates as MTNGHEANLIVGLDVGTAQTTAVIGETLPNGEISIIGVANQPSRGMDKGGVNDLDSVMRSVKLALNQAATIAECDVSSVYLSISGRHIHSQNEKGMVSIDGHEVTQEDVDHVIHTARSVKIPTERQTLHVLPQDYIIDELEGIKSPVGMSGVRMEANVHMVTCSADWARNITKCVERCDVRVDSLVFSGIASAEAVLTEDEKDLGVCLVDIGAGTTDIAVYAGGSLRHCAVLPVAGNQVTSDIAKIFRTPLSHAEQIKVDFACARAALVGKEESIEVPSVGGRPARTMSRQTLAEVVEPRYQELFELVAEALRNSGFDGQVPAGIVLTGGTAQIEGAETVAEEIFGMPVRLAPPLPLKGLHQYVEEPGFATAVGLLHFGVAQLDKKVEAKASENGIGQSIRRMRNWFKEAF
- the ftsZ gene encoding cell division protein FtsZ, whose translation is MFEILDSNNGDAVIKVVGVGGGGGNAVEHMVEQTIEGVDFICTNTDLQALRKSSAQTTIQLGQDVTKGLGAGANPEVGREAALEDREAIRAAITGSDMVFIAAGMGGGTGTGAAPVVAEVAKEEGILTVAVVTKPFSFEGKKRSFYAEQGIDQLAQHVDSLITVPNDKLMKVLGGRTTLLDAFKAANNVLLGAVQGIAELITRPGLMNVDFADVKTVMSEMGNAMMGTGVARGEDRAEEAAEAAVASPLLEDIDLSGARGVLVNVTAGLDLTIEEFETVGHHVRAYASDNANVVVGIACDPEMTDEIRVTVVATGIGAEKKPDIQLVSKPAVKQAEPAPRQDVEPAGYSAAKQAVENMPAFGAATSDVNRPTTPASPTGAAAQQQQQQTAPENILDVPAFLRRQAD
- the lpxC gene encoding UDP-3-O-acyl-N-acetylglucosamine deacetylase translates to MSKQMTLQRPIQSSGVGLHSGNKVTMAIKPAPVNTGIIFRRVDLDPVVELPAHAELVKETTLCTGLSNDQGVKVLTIEHLMAALASLGVDNAYIEVDAPEVPIMDGSATPYLFLLQSAGIAEQSASKKYLRIRKTIRVEDGDKWAEFRPHHGFRLDFSIDFQHPEISRSAQRMVLDFSAENFNRQISRARTFGFMKDIEFLRANNLCLGGSMENAIVLDEYRILNPDGLRDPDEFVKHKILDAVGDLYLAGHAILGEFRAHKSGHALNNMLVRAVLAEAESYELVSFDKPQQVPMDYLAPSLA
- a CDS encoding DUF721 domain-containing protein — encoded protein: MKSKPQDLAQLAGQRFAQLQQQTSQTSELQQAVLNATDPAIHSQIRVANMRGGTLVIEIASATWVTRLQYQRLELLSQLRRDGFPMLSSIEFKVNPKLAQITREKPKATKQLSANASDHINALAERLDGELAAKLKKLAAHRGGQ
- a CDS encoding M23 family metallopeptidase — its product is MSVSVFIRTKHGMRRWEPGKRWLSLPLFIAAIGATWWHGQLQNSAQQQLQVSQANELLQQQQQQFSQLRDQTDVQLSLLASKVGRIQARMNRVEAVAATMAAQADLSEQFDFESEVGLGGVASPSQQEIDLSLLIEQMDQLVKRLDRADNQLPLLESLDRNHHIDLDRYLSGRPLVNGWQSSSYGYRNDPFTGRRAKHRGLDFAGSEGGEVIATGAGVISYSGKLSGYGNLVEIDHGNGLKTRYGHNKENLVELGQLVKKGELIALIGNTGRSTGPHVHYEVLQNDKQVDPARYVYRQPRSE